AACCCATGACGGCAACACAAAGAACGAGAAGATTAAACCGAAACTGTGCGATCATGATCTGTTGAAACGTTGCGAAGTTAGGTCCGCAAATATACAACATCTCACCACATAACCTAATGTTCTGCTCTGATTACTCGTGACTGAGCGATCGCATCTTCCAGCGTCGCATGGATATTCTCCTCGCCAATGAGTTCGAGTAGTCCCGCTCGTTGGGACGCAACGAGTGGTTGGGCATGAAGTTCTGTAATGAGCAATGTGGAATGGTGCACCATCGCGCGATGATGAAGATCTCTCAACACTTTAAGGCCGCTCGCATCGACAGCCAGAACATCCGCCATACGAAGGACGAGCACGCGAGGGAAGGCATGTAGCGAGTTGATCGTCTCGGCGAATTGCTCAGCCGCACCGAAAAATAGCGCGCCGCTCACATCGAAGATCATCACGCCATCTGGCAGAGGCAATTTCGCTGGTCGAATTGCATCCGTTTCGCTTTGCGGCTCTTCGATCTCGCTCGTAAATGGCCGAACGTTCGTGACCTGCGCCATGCGGTGCATAAACAAAAACGCCGCGAGCACCATCCCAACTTCCACGGCGACCGTGAGATCGACAAGCACCGTAAGAAAAAAAGTCGCCAGCAGTACGGCAAGATCGCTCTTCGGTGCGCGGAACACCTCGACGAATGCGTGCCACTCGCTCATGTTGTATGCCACGACGACGAGAATCGCCGCGAGCACGGCCAACGGTATTGTCGAAGCCAGTTGCCCAAGCAACAGCATGATGAGTAGCAATGTGATCGCGTGGATGATCCCGGCGATCGGCGTGCGACCACCCGAACGAACGTTGGTTGCGGTCCGCGCGATGGCGCCCGTTGCCGGTATTCCTCCGAAGGCGGCGGACCCTATGTTCGCGATGCCCTGAGCAATCAATTCCATGTTCGACCGGTGTTTCGAACCGATCATGCCATCGGCTACCACAGCCGAAAGCAACGACTCGACGGCAGCGAGGATCGCGACGGTGAAGATGGACGGAGTCAGCTCCCGAATCGCAGCCAATGTCACGTGCGGCATGTGCGGGTGCGGCAGCATAGTTGGGATGGCTCCGAACCGCGAGCCGATCGTCTCGATCGGGATGTGAAACAGCGATACAACTCCGGTCGAAATCACCAGAGCAACGAACGGCGACGGGATCGTCTTGTTGATGCGCGGCCACAACACAATAATCAGCAGCGTCAGGAGCGCAATCCCGACCGCATAGAAGTTCACGGAGCCGAAGCTGGAAAGATAAAGTGCCCACTTCGCCAGAAAGTGTGCTGGCGGATTGTCGAATCGGACGCCAAGAAAATCCGGAATCTCCGACGTGAAAATGATCACCGCGATACCGCTCGTGAACCCGATTATGACGGGCGCGGGGATAAACTTGATCGCGGTTCCGAGTTTTGCCAGACCAAAGATAACCAGAACGATCCCGGCAAGAAACGTTGTGATTATGAGACCATCGATGCCATACTTCTGGACAATGCCATAGACGATGATGACGAACGCGCCAGTCGGCCCGCCAATTTGGACACGGCTCCCACCGAGCGCGGAGATAATGAACCCCGCCACGACGGCGGTAATGAGCCCCTTATCGGGAGTCACTCCACTCGCGATAGCGAACGCAATCGCAAGAGGAAGGGCAACGACGCCAACGATTACTCCGGCGCCCAGATCGCGGCCGAAGGCCTTACGGTCGTAGCCGGAAAGAGTGGTAAAAAGTTTTGGTACGAACACTGCGGGAGGATTTCGACATTAATTGGTTCGGCGCACCGTAAACTCAAAATAGTTGTTTGCAATTCCGAATCGAGAATTGTTTTCCACTGAATTCTTGATTCCAGGGAAATTATTCCATGATTCCGTTGGATGTTTCGATGTATGTATCTCTACCAGCATTAAGTATGGCGAACTCGCGATGAAACTGCTTCTTTCTGTTCCCATCGTTCTTCTGCTCGCATTCTCTTTCACGGGATGCTCCGATCCGGTAACGCCGACCACCATCCGTGATACGACGTACATTTCTGTTCCGACCGGCCCGGCGCTTGTGCGATTCGTTTCTATGTATCCGGATGGAAGGAGTGCTTTCGTTCTCAAGCTTACATCGAACCCCGACGATCCTGGTTTTGTGAGTACTGGTTCTGGCACACAGCCCTATTACCTGCCACTGGTTCCGGATTCGGATGCTCGTTACTACGTATTCTTCAATAGCCAACTCGTTGATAGTATTGTGCTCTCGGGGAAACAACTGCCCGATGCCAGTATCAATACTTTTGCACTTTCCTGGCGCATATCCTCGAACGGAAATCCCAGCATTAATACCAACGGTGGCGTCAACAACGATTCACTCAAATGGAAACCGATTCCAAGAGGCTATGCACGTATCCGGTTCATCAATGGCGTTGACTATTTGAGTTCGATGAGTCTCGCACTCGACAATGTTTCAAATCCATTGGATACGATCCCGTTTAGCGAATTAAGTGGATACGCCGATGTACCGGCTGGCAAGCATCAGTTACTTGTCATTCCCACCGGCTTTACGCAAGTCCTTTCTTCTTACAACGAAATCCTTGATTCCGGTGGTTATTACACGGCTCGGTATGTGGGCATCCATGGAGATGCGACCAATCCAGATCATTTAGTTGTGGACGCCGAGTAACCGTGAAATACTCCCGGTTTATCGCTGCTCGATATCTGACCGCAGAGCGGAGACATGGCCAGAGTGCGAGCAACAAGTCGGAAGACCGGGCCGAGCACCGATTTGTCTCGACGATTGTGCTCATCGCGGCCGCTGGTGTCGCACTCGGAGTAGCTGCACTCGTCGTCACACTTTCGATTCTCTCCGGATTTGAAAAGACCTTGACGAA
This genomic window from Bacteroidota bacterium contains:
- a CDS encoding SulP family inorganic anion transporter, with translation MFVPKLFTTLSGYDRKAFGRDLGAGVIVGVVALPLAIAFAIASGVTPDKGLITAVVAGFIISALGGSRVQIGGPTGAFVIIVYGIVQKYGIDGLIITTFLAGIVLVIFGLAKLGTAIKFIPAPVIIGFTSGIAVIIFTSEIPDFLGVRFDNPPAHFLAKWALYLSSFGSVNFYAVGIALLTLLIIVLWPRINKTIPSPFVALVISTGVVSLFHIPIETIGSRFGAIPTMLPHPHMPHVTLAAIRELTPSIFTVAILAAVESLLSAVVADGMIGSKHRSNMELIAQGIANIGSAAFGGIPATGAIARTATNVRSGGRTPIAGIIHAITLLLIMLLLGQLASTIPLAVLAAILVVVAYNMSEWHAFVEVFRAPKSDLAVLLATFFLTVLVDLTVAVEVGMVLAAFLFMHRMAQVTNVRPFTSEIEEPQSETDAIRPAKLPLPDGVMIFDVSGALFFGAAEQFAETINSLHAFPRVLVLRMADVLAVDASGLKVLRDLHHRAMVHHSTLLITELHAQPLVASQRAGLLELIGEENIHATLEDAIAQSRVIRAEH